One part of the Desulfonema ishimotonii genome encodes these proteins:
- a CDS encoding M23 family metallopeptidase produces the protein MARDYAWRNWWNGNKAQIVQEVIIDVQPPKIEVLSQQHNLTQGGSGLVIYRLSEPCPVNGIHVGDNFFPGYAARSVLGESSANTYMSFIALDYRQGRDTRMFVSATDRAGNQSKAGFHFYIRGRNFKKDIIRISDNFLNTKMPEFENETEEGSGSGLIDKFLEINRKLRVRNTDTLKQAAAESDPSLYWKGAFLRLPNSARRANFADHREYHYKDNTVDEQNHMGIDLASTAHAPVPAANAGKVVFTRAVGIYGDTIVLDHGFGLFSTYSHLSHVAVRVGQMVKRGEIIGNTGTTGLAGGDHLHFGMIVHNVFVNPVEWWDSSWIKNNISNKINSAKKR, from the coding sequence GCCCCCGAAAATCGAGGTTCTCAGCCAGCAGCACAATCTCACCCAGGGGGGATCGGGCCTGGTTATCTACCGGCTTTCGGAACCCTGCCCGGTCAACGGAATTCATGTGGGCGATAACTTCTTTCCCGGCTACGCCGCCCGGTCAGTCCTGGGGGAATCGTCTGCCAATACCTATATGAGTTTCATTGCACTTGATTACAGACAGGGCCGGGACACCCGCATGTTCGTCAGCGCCACGGACCGGGCCGGGAATCAGTCCAAAGCCGGCTTTCATTTCTACATCAGAGGGCGGAATTTCAAAAAGGATATCATCCGAATATCGGACAATTTCCTGAATACCAAAATGCCCGAATTTGAGAACGAAACAGAGGAGGGATCGGGCAGCGGACTGATTGACAAATTCCTTGAAATCAACCGCAAGCTCCGGGTCCGAAATACCGATACATTGAAACAAGCCGCCGCCGAATCCGATCCCAGCCTTTACTGGAAGGGCGCATTTCTGCGGCTTCCCAACTCGGCACGGCGGGCCAACTTTGCGGATCACAGGGAGTACCACTATAAAGACAACACCGTGGATGAGCAGAATCACATGGGCATTGACCTCGCATCGACCGCCCATGCCCCCGTACCGGCAGCCAACGCGGGCAAGGTGGTATTTACCAGGGCGGTGGGCATCTACGGCGACACCATTGTACTCGACCACGGCTTCGGGCTGTTCAGCACCTATTCCCATCTGAGCCATGTGGCCGTCCGGGTCGGTCAGATGGTCAAACGGGGGGAGATCATCGGAAACACGGGAACCACCGGCCTTGCCGGGGGAGATCACCTTCATTTCGGCATGATTGTCCACAATGTGTTTGTCAACCCGGTAGAATGGTGGGATTCGTCCTGGATAAAAAACAACATCTCAAACAAAATAAACTCAGCAAAAAAACGCTGA
- a CDS encoding homocysteine biosynthesis protein — translation MSSYKVNKTYQEINAKIRAGKAVVVTAEEIIGIVRENGPAEAAREVDVVTTGTFAPMCSSGAFLNFGQTTPTIKTAKVWINNVPAYAGLAAVDCYLGATEPCEDDPLNKVPPGEFNYGGGHVLEDLLAGKKVDLKATAYGTTCYPSRKMEKRVSLADARNAILCNPRNGYQNYNCAINMTNKTVYTYMGTLRPKAGNANYCSAGQLSPLLNDPYYKTIGLGTRIFLGGGVGYVTWPGTQHSPAVPRTDSGVPVTPAGTLCVMGDMKQMSADWIRGVSIQGYGCSLAVGLGVPIPLLNEEISQYTAISDAEILTQVIDYGYEYGNNISKSYGQVSYAELRSGEITIEGRTVPTAPLSSIVKAREIAETLKEWIRKGDFLLGEPQFTLPTE, via the coding sequence ATGAGCAGCTATAAAGTGAACAAGACATATCAGGAGATTAACGCAAAAATCAGAGCGGGGAAAGCCGTCGTCGTGACGGCAGAGGAGATCATCGGCATCGTCCGGGAGAACGGGCCTGCCGAGGCTGCCAGGGAAGTGGATGTGGTCACAACCGGAACCTTTGCCCCCATGTGTTCTTCAGGCGCATTTCTGAACTTCGGCCAGACCACACCGACCATCAAGACCGCCAAAGTCTGGATCAACAACGTGCCTGCCTATGCGGGGCTGGCCGCTGTGGACTGCTATCTGGGGGCAACGGAACCCTGCGAGGATGACCCGCTGAACAAGGTTCCCCCCGGAGAGTTTAACTACGGCGGCGGCCATGTTCTCGAAGATCTGCTGGCCGGGAAAAAGGTCGATCTGAAGGCAACGGCCTACGGCACCACCTGCTATCCCAGCCGGAAGATGGAAAAGCGGGTTTCGCTGGCCGATGCCAGAAATGCCATTCTCTGCAACCCCCGGAACGGCTACCAGAACTACAATTGCGCCATCAACATGACCAACAAGACGGTCTACACCTATATGGGCACGCTCAGGCCCAAGGCGGGAAACGCCAACTATTGTTCGGCAGGCCAGCTCAGCCCCCTGCTCAATGACCCGTATTACAAAACCATCGGGCTGGGCACCCGGATCTTTCTGGGCGGGGGCGTGGGATATGTCACCTGGCCGGGCACCCAGCACAGTCCCGCCGTCCCGCGGACGGACAGCGGCGTTCCGGTCACGCCGGCCGGTACCCTCTGTGTCATGGGGGATATGAAACAGATGAGCGCGGACTGGATCCGGGGGGTCAGCATCCAGGGGTATGGCTGTTCCCTGGCCGTCGGTCTGGGGGTGCCGATCCCCCTGCTGAACGAGGAGATCTCCCAATACACGGCCATATCCGACGCGGAGATCCTTACCCAGGTCATTGACTACGGCTATGAATACGGCAATAATATCTCGAAAAGTTACGGGCAGGTGAGCTATGCGGAACTCCGGAGTGGCGAAATTACCATAGAGGGCCGCACCGTTCCCACCGCCCCCCTCTCCAGCATCGTCAAGGCCCGGGAGATTGCCGAAACGCTGAAGGAATGGATCCGCAAGGGCGATTTTTTACTGGGCGAGCCCCAGTTCACCCTGCCGACGGAATAA
- the thpR gene encoding RNA 2',3'-cyclic phosphodiesterase produces the protein MDRVRAFIAFPLPKTVRDLIREIRADVQAQGFRMRWVRPENIHLTLRFLGEICRTDIDPVAGAMGNAAADVSPFPLGAGGVGVFPGIRNPRVLWVGVRGDTPSLLRLRQDLDQHLEAVGFPAETRPFRAHLTIARIRGRLPDTEARQLARIMEKHTASESERFTATEMILYQSDLKPSGPVYTRLRGVMLAG, from the coding sequence ATGGATCGGGTGAGAGCCTTTATCGCGTTCCCGCTTCCGAAGACGGTCAGAGACCTGATCCGGGAGATCCGGGCCGATGTTCAGGCCCAGGGGTTCCGGATGCGGTGGGTCCGGCCTGAAAACATCCACCTGACGCTCCGGTTTCTGGGGGAGATCTGCCGGACAGATATTGACCCGGTCGCGGGTGCAATGGGGAACGCCGCAGCAGACGTCAGCCCCTTCCCCCTGGGAGCCGGGGGCGTGGGCGTATTTCCGGGAATCCGAAATCCCCGTGTGCTGTGGGTCGGTGTAAGGGGAGACACCCCTTCGCTGCTCCGGCTCCGGCAGGATCTGGATCAGCACCTGGAAGCGGTCGGCTTTCCGGCGGAAACCCGGCCCTTCAGGGCACATCTCACCATTGCCCGGATCAGGGGCCGCCTCCCGGACACAGAAGCCCGGCAGCTTGCCCGGATCATGGAAAAACACACCGCATCTGAATCAGAGCGCTTCACGGCCACGGAAATGATTCTGTACCAGAGCGATCTGAAGCCGTCAGGCCCGGTGTACACCCGGCTCCGGGGCGTCATGCTGGCAGGCTGA
- the recA gene encoding recombinase RecA yields MSISADRQKAVESAISQIERQFGKGAIMKLGSQEIQDVPVIPSGSLALDRALGVGGFPRGRVIEIFGPESSGKTTLALHAVAEAQKQGGIAAFIDAEHALDMVYARKLGVRCDDLLVSQPDTGEQALEIADMLVRSGAVDILVIDSVAALVPRAEIEGEMGDSHMGLQARLMSQALRKLTGTIGKTMTSVIFINQIRMKIGVVFGNPETTTGGNALKFYASVRLDIRRIGAIKDGQEVVGNRTKVRVVKNKMAPPFREAEFDITYGSGISRSGDLLDMGVENGIIDKSGSWYSYNGERIGQGRENVKKFIDENPDTYNDLNLKIREAIGLSGPDPAADQTAPPADDQ; encoded by the coding sequence ATGAGCATTTCAGCGGATAGACAAAAGGCGGTCGAATCCGCCATCAGCCAGATCGAACGCCAGTTCGGCAAAGGGGCGATCATGAAGCTGGGCAGCCAGGAGATTCAGGACGTCCCGGTCATTCCCAGCGGCTCCCTGGCCCTGGACCGGGCCTTGGGCGTTGGCGGTTTTCCACGGGGGCGGGTGATCGAGATCTTCGGACCGGAATCTTCGGGCAAGACCACCCTGGCCCTTCATGCGGTGGCTGAGGCCCAGAAACAGGGGGGCATCGCCGCCTTTATCGACGCCGAACATGCCCTGGACATGGTCTACGCCAGAAAACTGGGCGTCAGATGCGACGATCTCCTGGTTTCCCAGCCCGATACCGGGGAACAGGCCCTGGAGATCGCGGACATGCTGGTACGAAGCGGAGCCGTGGACATCCTGGTGATCGACTCAGTGGCGGCCCTGGTGCCCCGTGCCGAGATCGAGGGCGAGATGGGCGACTCCCACATGGGACTTCAGGCCCGGCTCATGTCCCAGGCCCTGAGAAAGCTGACCGGAACCATCGGCAAGACCATGACCTCGGTGATCTTCATCAACCAGATCCGCATGAAGATCGGGGTGGTCTTTGGCAACCCCGAAACCACCACCGGCGGCAATGCGCTCAAATTTTATGCCTCCGTACGCCTCGATATCCGTCGGATCGGGGCCATCAAGGACGGGCAGGAGGTGGTCGGCAACCGGACCAAGGTGCGGGTGGTGAAAAACAAAATGGCCCCGCCCTTCAGGGAAGCGGAATTTGACATCACCTATGGTTCCGGCATCTCCAGAAGCGGAGATCTGCTCGATATGGGGGTTGAAAACGGCATCATTGACAAGAGCGGCTCCTGGTACTCCTATAATGGAGAACGCATCGGCCAGGGCCGGGAAAACGTCAAAAAATTCATAGATGAAAACCCGGATACATATAATGATCTGAATCTGAAAATCAGAGAAGCTATCGGCCTCTCCGGCCCGGACCCGGCAGCGGACCAGACGGCTCCGCCTGCGGACGACCAATAA
- the alaS gene encoding alanine--tRNA ligase, with product MTGNEVRKKFLEYFKKHNHQVVRSSSLVPQDDPTLLFTNAGMVQFKRTFLGEEKRDYVRAVTSQKCVRAGGKHNDLENVGYTARHHTFFEMLGNFSFGDYFKEKAIAFAWDLLTNGYGLPADQLWISIYLDDDEAFRIWREDIGIPEERIVRLGEKDNFWAMGDTGPCGPCSEIHIDRGPEFACGPDCKLGCDCDRYLEIWNLVFMQYNRDASGKMTPLPHPSIDTGMGLERVASVLQNVPTNYDTDLIMPIMRKAEGLAGKKMSDSAETEVAIKVIADHSRAMAFLIGDGVLPSNEGRGYVLRRIMRRAIRYGRHIGLTRPFLHETAGVVFDIMKPAYPELSESRAFITNVIRNEELRFSETLDKGLTLLNETLAGMAAQGRTEVPGDVMFRLYDTYGFPADIVQDVVRDREITLDMKGFDARMAEQRKKSRSVVSFTGIGEAYKTLSASGVKPEFTGYTALSAEASVLLVVQAGKAADAPETGSEIEVVTDKTPFYAESGGQAGDVGRITAEGFEMVVSDTIKDPTGLIIHRGKIVSGTVKRGETVTLTVDSTARAAAARNHTATHILHAALRQILGDHVKQAGSLVAPGRLRFDFTHFSQIAPETLEEIEAVVNANIRQNVPVQIDEMDAETAFKSGAMALFEEKYGDRVRVISLSDFSKELCGGTHARMTGDIGLFKIVSESGVASGVRRIEALAGAGAVEYIRQTARTVRDAAALLKDRPDTLVARLEKHLADHRALEKEVEKLKARMATMTAASAGDEVREINGVKVLAKKVQADNPASLRDAADKFRDQIRSGVVVLGSAIGPKAMLIAVVSKDLAGRFHAGNIIKQTAAIVGGGGGGRPDMAQAGGSKPEKLDEALENVYQLIAGE from the coding sequence ATGACAGGAAACGAGGTACGAAAAAAATTTCTCGAATATTTTAAAAAACACAACCATCAGGTCGTCAGGAGTTCCTCCCTGGTGCCCCAGGATGACCCGACCCTCCTGTTCACCAATGCGGGCATGGTTCAGTTCAAGCGCACCTTTCTGGGAGAGGAAAAAAGAGACTATGTCCGGGCCGTCACATCCCAGAAATGTGTCCGGGCAGGCGGCAAGCATAACGATCTGGAAAATGTCGGGTACACTGCCCGGCACCACACCTTTTTCGAGATGCTGGGCAACTTCTCATTCGGCGACTATTTCAAGGAAAAGGCCATTGCCTTTGCCTGGGATCTGCTGACCAACGGGTACGGGCTGCCCGCAGACCAGCTCTGGATCTCCATCTACCTGGATGACGATGAGGCCTTCAGAATCTGGCGGGAAGATATCGGCATACCCGAAGAACGGATCGTCCGGCTCGGTGAAAAAGACAATTTCTGGGCCATGGGCGACACCGGCCCCTGCGGCCCGTGTTCGGAAATCCACATCGACCGGGGACCGGAATTCGCCTGCGGACCCGACTGCAAACTGGGATGCGATTGCGACCGGTACCTTGAGATCTGGAACCTGGTCTTCATGCAGTATAACCGGGACGCATCCGGCAAAATGACCCCGCTGCCCCATCCGAGTATTGACACGGGCATGGGGCTGGAGCGGGTGGCCTCTGTCCTTCAGAACGTGCCCACCAACTACGACACGGATCTGATCATGCCCATCATGCGCAAGGCCGAGGGGCTGGCCGGGAAAAAGATGAGCGACTCAGCGGAGACCGAGGTGGCCATCAAGGTGATTGCCGATCACAGCCGGGCCATGGCCTTTCTCATCGGTGACGGCGTCCTGCCCTCCAACGAGGGCCGGGGCTATGTGCTGCGCCGGATCATGCGCCGGGCCATCCGCTACGGACGCCATATCGGCCTGACCCGGCCCTTTCTCCACGAAACCGCCGGGGTGGTCTTTGACATTATGAAACCGGCCTACCCGGAACTCTCCGAATCCCGGGCCTTTATCACCAACGTCATCCGGAACGAGGAACTCCGCTTCTCGGAAACCCTGGACAAGGGGCTGACGCTCCTGAATGAAACCCTGGCCGGGATGGCGGCTCAGGGGCGGACCGAGGTGCCGGGGGATGTGATGTTCAGGCTCTACGATACCTACGGGTTTCCGGCGGACATTGTTCAGGATGTGGTCCGCGACAGGGAGATCACCCTCGACATGAAGGGCTTTGACGCCCGCATGGCCGAACAGCGGAAAAAATCCCGATCCGTTGTCAGCTTCACCGGTATCGGAGAGGCCTACAAAACCCTCTCCGCATCCGGGGTAAAACCCGAATTTACCGGCTACACCGCCCTCTCCGCCGAGGCCAGCGTGCTGCTGGTGGTACAGGCGGGCAAAGCGGCAGATGCCCCTGAAACCGGCAGTGAGATCGAGGTGGTCACCGATAAGACCCCGTTTTATGCCGAATCGGGCGGACAGGCCGGCGATGTGGGCAGAATCACGGCAGAGGGATTTGAGATGGTCGTGTCAGATACAATCAAAGACCCGACCGGCCTGATCATCCACCGGGGCAAGATCGTTTCCGGCACGGTGAAAAGAGGGGAGACCGTGACCCTCACCGTTGACAGCACGGCCCGCGCGGCGGCCGCCCGGAACCACACCGCCACCCATATCCTCCATGCGGCCCTGCGCCAGATACTGGGGGATCATGTGAAACAGGCCGGTTCACTGGTGGCACCGGGCCGCCTGCGCTTTGACTTCACCCATTTCTCCCAGATCGCGCCGGAGACCCTGGAGGAGATCGAAGCGGTGGTCAACGCCAATATCCGGCAGAATGTGCCGGTGCAGATTGACGAAATGGATGCCGAAACCGCCTTTAAGAGCGGGGCCATGGCCCTGTTTGAAGAGAAGTACGGAGACCGGGTCCGGGTCATCTCCCTGAGCGATTTCAGCAAAGAGCTTTGCGGCGGTACCCATGCCCGGATGACCGGCGATATCGGCCTCTTCAAAATTGTAAGTGAATCGGGCGTGGCATCGGGCGTGCGGCGCATCGAAGCTCTGGCCGGGGCCGGGGCTGTTGAATACATCCGGCAGACGGCCCGGACCGTCCGGGATGCGGCGGCCCTGCTCAAAGACAGGCCGGACACCCTGGTTGCCCGCCTGGAAAAGCATCTGGCCGACCACAGGGCACTGGAAAAAGAGGTGGAAAAACTCAAGGCCCGGATGGCGACCATGACTGCCGCCAGTGCCGGGGATGAGGTCCGGGAAATCAACGGCGTCAAAGTGCTGGCCAAAAAGGTTCAGGCCGACAATCCGGCCTCCCTGCGGGATGCGGCGGACAAGTTCAGGGACCAGATCAGATCCGGCGTCGTGGTGCTGGGCAGCGCCATCGGCCCCAAGGCCATGCTCATCGCAGTGGTGTCCAAGGATCTGGCCGGACGCTTCCACGCCGGCAACATTATCAAACAGACGGCGGCCATTGTGGGCGGCGGCGGCGGCGGAAGGCCGGATATGGCACAGGCCGGTGGCTCCAAACCGGAGAAGCTGGACGAGGCCCTTGAAAATGTCTATCAGCTGATCGCCGGGGAATAG
- a CDS encoding ABC transporter permease subunit, whose protein sequence is MIAYFIRRILLIIPTFIGITVMVFVITRFVPGGPIERIIAQARQMKTMQGSTLSPEEQSQPLSGEQIGELRKYYGFDKPVLVSYVLWLGKVLRGDLGTSTRYYDPVWAMIRERIPISLYFGILAMLLTYGICIPLGIAKAVRHKSGFDNLSSIVVFIGYAIPGWVAGVLMLILFASHWELFPLGGLVGDDFEDLTRIQQGADLFRHTVLPLAAYVIGSFTVMTFLMKNTLMDNIASDYVRTAISKGLSFRRAVFGHALRNSLIPIATSFGNNISVIVAGSFLIEKVFNIDGMGLLGYESVLERDYPVILGTLVISSLLLMIGNILSDICVAIVDPRVQFK, encoded by the coding sequence ATGATCGCATATTTCATCCGACGCATCCTGCTGATCATTCCCACCTTTATCGGGATCACCGTTATGGTCTTTGTGATTACCCGGTTCGTTCCGGGCGGCCCCATTGAACGCATTATCGCCCAGGCCCGGCAGATGAAGACCATGCAGGGCAGCACCCTCTCCCCGGAAGAACAGAGCCAACCCCTCTCCGGGGAACAGATCGGGGAGCTGAGAAAATACTACGGGTTTGACAAACCGGTGCTGGTCAGCTACGTCCTGTGGCTGGGAAAAGTGCTGCGGGGCGATCTGGGAACCTCCACCCGGTATTACGATCCCGTGTGGGCCATGATCCGGGAACGGATTCCCATTTCCCTCTATTTCGGCATTCTCGCCATGCTGCTGACCTACGGAATCTGCATTCCCCTGGGGATTGCAAAGGCCGTCAGACATAAATCCGGGTTTGACAACCTCTCGTCCATCGTCGTCTTCATCGGCTACGCCATTCCCGGATGGGTGGCAGGCGTACTGATGCTGATACTTTTCGCCTCACACTGGGAGCTGTTCCCCCTGGGCGGCCTGGTGGGCGACGATTTTGAAGACCTCACCCGGATTCAGCAGGGCGCGGATCTTTTCCGGCATACGGTCCTGCCCCTGGCCGCCTATGTGATCGGCTCCTTTACGGTGATGACCTTTCTGATGAAAAACACCCTCATGGACAACATCGCCTCGGATTATGTGCGCACGGCCATCTCAAAAGGGCTTTCCTTCCGCAGGGCCGTATTCGGCCACGCCCTCCGCAACAGCCTCATCCCCATTGCCACCAGCTTTGGCAACAATATTTCTGTCATTGTGGCAGGCTCGTTTCTGATTGAGAAGGTGTTTAACATCGACGGCATGGGGCTGCTGGGATATGAGTCGGTTCTGGAACGCGACTATCCGGTGATTCTGGGCACACTGGTCATCTCCTCCCTGCTCCTGATGATCGGCAATATCCTGTCCGATATCTGCGTCGCTATCGTGGACCCGCGGGTGCAGTTTAAATGA
- a CDS encoding ABC transporter permease — protein MRMNPLTLRKIRRFRSIRRGWYSFILFTALICLSLGAELLISNRALIVHYNGHYYFPTYGQILTGATFGQDYDYETNYRQLQKQFKSADRGDWVLMPPVPYNAYENDLKTDAWPPFPPSLNARHFLGTDVVGRDILARLVYGFRIAIFFSLTLLITNYVIGVSIGCAMGYFGGKFDLFFQRIIEIWSNIPFLYVIIIISSILVPNFLMLILIMSFFGWTGMTWTMRTVTYKEKAREYVLAAKALGASDFRIIFSHIIPNTVAVIVTYAPFSISGGIVALTSLDYLGFGLPPPTPSWGELLQQGWTNLDDWWIAGSVIAAMIITLLIVTFIGEAVREAFDPKLHTIYE, from the coding sequence ATGAGAATGAATCCGCTGACCCTCAGAAAAATCAGGCGCTTCCGATCCATCCGTCGGGGGTGGTATTCATTTATCCTCTTTACGGCGCTGATCTGCCTCTCCCTTGGGGCCGAACTGCTCATCAGCAACCGCGCCCTCATCGTACATTACAACGGGCACTATTATTTTCCCACTTACGGGCAGATCCTCACCGGCGCCACCTTCGGCCAGGATTATGATTACGAGACCAATTACCGCCAACTGCAAAAACAATTCAAATCGGCGGACCGGGGCGACTGGGTGCTGATGCCCCCCGTGCCGTATAACGCATATGAAAATGATCTCAAAACAGATGCCTGGCCGCCATTCCCCCCCTCTTTAAACGCCCGTCACTTCCTGGGAACCGACGTGGTGGGACGGGATATTCTGGCCCGGCTGGTCTACGGGTTCAGGATTGCCATCTTCTTTTCCCTGACCCTCCTGATCACCAACTACGTCATCGGGGTCAGCATCGGCTGTGCAATGGGCTATTTCGGCGGCAAATTCGACCTCTTTTTTCAGCGCATCATCGAAATCTGGTCCAACATTCCGTTTCTGTATGTCATCATCATCATCTCATCCATCCTGGTGCCCAACTTCCTCATGCTCATCCTGATCATGTCCTTTTTCGGCTGGACCGGCATGACCTGGACCATGCGCACCGTGACCTATAAAGAAAAGGCCAGGGAGTATGTGCTGGCCGCCAAAGCCCTGGGGGCATCCGATTTTCGGATTATCTTCAGCCACATCATCCCCAACACGGTGGCCGTGATCGTAACCTATGCCCCCTTTTCCATCTCCGGCGGCATCGTGGCCCTGACCTCGCTGGACTATCTCGGGTTCGGCCTCCCGCCGCCCACCCCCAGCTGGGGAGAACTGCTTCAGCAGGGCTGGACCAACCTGGACGACTGGTGGATCGCCGGTTCGGTTATCGCGGCAATGATCATCACCCTGCTCATCGTGACCTTTATCGGAGAGGCGGTCCGGGAGGCCTTTGACCCGAAACTCCACACGATCTATGAATAG
- a CDS encoding extracellular solute-binding protein, with the protein MKFLQSAIIIQLLALITYASTLFAAPQLPEDIKWLTIDTDPVFASPEAQKGGTLNLALLSFPLTFRTVGPDANSSFRNAILGNQLGLIGIHPNTLNIIPELATHWAFGKDQKTMYFRLNPAARWSDGHPVTADDFAFTLEFMRAKHIIAPWYNDHYTKEIDKVIVYDDHTLAVVSTKAVPDLHLRLGLTPTPRHFYGALDTDFVKKYNWKIAPNTGPYQISDFKKGKSVKFSRKKEWWARDLRYFKNRFNVNRVIYTVVRDRNVQWEYFKKGKLDIFDLTMPRYWHTKSDIPEVRQGYIHRIWFFNDSQQSAQGLWLNQDKAIFKDPNVRYAFAHAMNIGKVIEEVLRNDYYRLEGMFVGYGPYSNTEIRARRFDIGRVTQYMEASGWKRGEDGIWEKAGQRFSVEVLYSREEHTPRLVVLKEEAKKAGVELRLQRLDPAAAYKKVMEKNHEADWGGWSTSLRPGFWEHFHSVNAHKPQTNNITNTDDPEMDHLIDAYRNSLDETERIALSLKIQGKIHDTGAFVPTFMVPYVRQAFWRWWRLPNPAGTKRSGDLFSPFDSTTGGLFWYDKALYDETRKAMKKRRAFEPATLVDETYKMATIKK; encoded by the coding sequence ATGAAATTTCTACAATCTGCCATAATAATTCAGCTCCTGGCTCTCATCACATATGCCTCAACCCTGTTCGCAGCCCCGCAGTTGCCGGAGGATATCAAATGGCTGACCATTGACACAGACCCTGTTTTTGCATCTCCCGAGGCGCAGAAGGGCGGCACCCTCAACCTGGCACTGCTCAGCTTTCCCCTGACCTTCCGGACGGTCGGGCCGGATGCCAACAGCAGTTTCAGAAACGCCATCCTGGGCAATCAGCTCGGCCTCATCGGAATTCACCCCAACACCCTGAACATCATACCGGAACTGGCAACCCACTGGGCCTTCGGAAAAGACCAGAAGACCATGTACTTCAGACTCAACCCGGCGGCCCGCTGGTCAGACGGCCACCCGGTGACTGCGGACGATTTCGCCTTTACACTGGAATTTATGCGCGCCAAACACATTATCGCGCCGTGGTACAATGACCACTACACCAAGGAAATCGACAAAGTGATTGTCTACGACGACCACACCCTGGCGGTCGTCAGCACCAAGGCCGTGCCGGACCTTCACCTCAGACTTGGTCTCACCCCCACCCCCCGCCATTTTTATGGCGCGCTCGACACGGATTTCGTCAAAAAATATAACTGGAAAATCGCCCCCAACACCGGACCCTACCAGATTTCAGATTTCAAAAAGGGAAAGTCCGTCAAATTCAGCCGCAAAAAGGAATGGTGGGCCAGGGATCTCCGCTACTTCAAAAACCGCTTCAATGTGAATCGGGTCATTTACACCGTTGTGCGGGATCGCAATGTCCAGTGGGAATATTTCAAAAAGGGCAAACTTGACATCTTTGACCTGACCATGCCCCGATACTGGCACACCAAATCAGATATCCCGGAGGTCCGGCAGGGCTATATTCATCGCATCTGGTTTTTTAACGATTCCCAGCAATCGGCCCAGGGACTGTGGCTCAACCAGGACAAGGCGATCTTCAAAGACCCGAATGTCCGCTACGCCTTTGCCCACGCCATGAATATCGGCAAGGTCATTGAAGAGGTTCTGCGCAACGACTACTACCGGCTGGAGGGCATGTTTGTGGGCTACGGGCCCTATTCCAATACGGAAATCCGCGCCCGCCGCTTTGATATCGGCAGGGTGACACAGTATATGGAAGCCTCCGGCTGGAAACGGGGAGAGGACGGTATCTGGGAAAAGGCGGGCCAGCGCTTCTCCGTCGAAGTCCTCTACAGCCGTGAAGAACACACCCCCCGTCTGGTAGTGCTGAAGGAGGAGGCCAAAAAGGCCGGGGTGGAACTGCGGCTTCAGCGCCTCGACCCGGCAGCCGCCTATAAGAAGGTCATGGAGAAAAACCATGAAGCGGACTGGGGCGGCTGGAGTACCTCGCTGAGACCGGGGTTCTGGGAACACTTTCATTCTGTAAACGCCCACAAACCCCAGACCAACAACATCACCAACACGGATGACCCGGAAATGGATCATCTGATCGACGCCTACCGGAACTCCCTGGACGAAACAGAGCGTATTGCCCTCTCGCTGAAGATTCAGGGAAAAATCCATGACACCGGGGCCTTTGTGCCGACATTCATGGTTCCCTATGTGCGCCAGGCCTTCTGGCGCTGGTGGCGTCTGCCCAATCCGGCAGGCACAAAACGATCCGGGGATCTGTTTTCCCCCTTTGACAGCACCACGGGCGGATTGTTCTGGTATGACAAAGCATTGTACGACGAAACCCGGAAGGCCATGAAAAAGCGCAGGGCATTTGAACCGGCCACCCTTGTCGATGAAACGTACAAGATGGCAACCATAAAAAAATGA